One stretch of Eupeodes corollae chromosome 2, idEupCoro1.1, whole genome shotgun sequence DNA includes these proteins:
- the LOC129944347 gene encoding uncharacterized protein LOC129944347: protein MSSCLILTLEEMLKIALGSTPYGHIQLAVLHSFLKIIIEKLKIGTEFVEISGPEIKIIRDMLCRAEDPQINFEACADEKTESDLNILKMEEEINKLSERINKTESDLNQHLEAMEQCKKPPVAKPLHFRRSQGRPFGDEDSSFSSDCEDLCVPCDENNLIACNLLQNQAFLKKLMRRVTSPVIDRIFEFEKMISILNEKFQNFLNTAQDEYQKIPLIENCFSEIRAVKNQLDKHQNEFIETMEEIQEMMDAKLDKLHMPALKKYIIDRMSEINKKLETVIKNEQCPKAAGVILTHLQCLCCTTQVCQKDKDFTVPLLAGFKGSKARPAPTNDLEHPHFCIPEDRPRACGGEHTVIRPEEKTLHKSNLLDDFGDQLNLPYYSNKKLKLFKGFHGKMYREG from the coding sequence ATGTCATCCTGTCTAATATTGACCCTTGAGGAAATGCTTAAAATAGCTTTAGGCTCAACTCCTTATGGTCACATTCAACTTGCAGTTCTTcatagttttttaaagataatcatagaaaaattgaaaatcggaacagaatttgttgaaatttcaggacctgaaatcaaaattatacgAGATATGTTATGTCGAGCTGAAGatcctcaaattaattttgaagcctGTGCAGATGAAAAGACCGAGagtgatttgaatattttgaaaatggaagAAGAAATCAACAAATTATCAGAACGGATCAATAAAACAGAATCTGATTTGAATCAACATTTAGAAGCTATGGAACAGTGTAAGAAGCCTCCAGTTGCCAAACCTCTGCATTTCAGAAGGTCACAAGGCAGACCTTTTGGGGATGAGGACTCATCATTCAGTTCAGATTGTGAAGATCTTTGTGTGCCGTGTGATGAGAACAATCTCATTGCCTGTAATCTTCTTCAAAATCAGGCTTTCCTCAAAAAACTCATGCGTCGTGTCACTTCTCCAGTTATAGACcgaatttttgaattcgagAAAATGATCTCTATTCTTAACGAGAAGTTTCAGAACTTCCTGAACACAGCCCAAGATGAGTATCAAAAGATTCCTCTAATAGAAAACTGCTTTTCCGAAATCAGGGCTGTCAAAAATCAGCTGGACAAACATCAAAATGAATTCATTGAGACAATGGAAGAAATTCAGGAAATGATGGATGCTAAATTGGACAAACTTCATATGCCCGCTCTGAAAAAGTACATAATCGATCGAATGTCGGAGATTAATAAGAAACTCGAAACAGTAATTAAAAACGAACAATGTCCCAAAGCTGCGGGAGTTATTCTGACTCACTTGCAATGCCTCTGCTGTACCACTCAAGTTTGTCAAAAGGACAAAGATTTTACAGTTCCCCTTTTGGCTGGTTTTAAAGGTTCCAAGGCAAGGCCAGCGCCAACCAATGATCTAGAACATCCCCATTTTTGTATACCTGAAGACAGACCTAGGGCTTGTGGTGGGGAGCACACTGTCATACGCCCTGAAGAGAAAACTCTACATAAATCAAATCTCTTGGATGATTTCGGCGATCAACTAAACTTGCCTTATTATTCAAACAAGAAATTGAAACTCTTCAAGGGATTTCATGGTAAAATGTATCGTGAAGGTTGA